The Polyodon spathula isolate WHYD16114869_AA chromosome 37, ASM1765450v1, whole genome shotgun sequence genome includes the window taataaaaatcaccATTCTTTGGTTATATAACAGGGATCGCTCGATTATCTGTTTCGATGTATTTACCTGGTCTGATTACCAATGGTATCACAGTCATGTACATAGTGCAAATTGTGATGAAtggcatcatttaaaaataagtcGAACTTTAACTTAGTTTAAGATCAATAAACCAGCCAATGCCAGAATTAAATTGTAACTGCTGATCATCGCTAGACTAGattgtattgaattacattgaaactgcagtttgagatcactagactagactgtactagaattgcattgtaactgcagtttgagatcactagactagactgtattgaattacattgtaactgcagtttgagatcactagactgtattgaattacattgtaactgcagtttgagatcactagactagactgtattgaattacattgtaactgcagtttgagatcactagactgtattgaattacattgtaactgcagtttgagatcactagactagactgtattgaattacattgtaactgcagtttgagatcactagactagactattgaattacattgtaactgcagtttgagatcactggACTAGactattgaattacattgtaactgcagtttgagatcactggactgtactagaattacattataactgcaATTTATGCTCGATGGACTAGACTGCTAGAATTACACTGTAACGGCAGTTTAACAGCATATAAGAAACTactataattacattgtaacggCAATCGCAAGAATGAAAGAGCAACTAAcatgatatataaaaataaaaactaaatgaagTTTAGTTAAAGTTTAGGCCTACTTTTTGATATCTGCTTTCGAGTTTATTTTGTGTGATCGTTGAaaactccctctctccctccccctccccctcctcctcctcctcctcctcctcctctctcacacGCCCTTTCCTTCTTTCTCTGTTGTTCCTCAGTTTTTCCATCACTCAATTCCATGGGCTTCTCAATTCGCTTGTGCGCACGCAATGATAAGGGAGGGAATCCATCCCCGACAGGTTGATGTCACTGGGGAGTTTAAATAGCTGGGGGAGTGGGCTTGAAAACTACCTGGTGAATCGCGCTGGAGAACACGCACTTGTTTGTGGACTTCAATAACGACGTTGCTTTTTTAGAAAACAGGTCTTTTATAATAAAAACCTTAAAAACCAGCGAAAATGAACAAGACTCTGTTTGTCGGGACATTGGTGCTGGCCTGCGTGGTAATGGGTaggtcttatttatttatgtatttattgcaattgGTCTGATTTTAGTTTGGAGGCTGATGGTTATATGTGCTTGTTGTCTTTTGAAGTTTGGTAACAGTTGTTAATGATGAGGTTAACGTGTTTAAAAGCCGGCTCGCAGTGTCTGCTCAATTATGTTATTCCATATTTTATTACACTTGTTAAACAAATctcgtgtattttttttttttttttttttataacagtgcCACagaacgtttttgttttttgttgttgtgtactTGTGTAGTTCTAATTATCCACATTGGCTTGGCCGAGCCACTCCCTACCTCAATCCAGCTGCCAAACCTTCAACGCTCTAAAGTTTCTGCCACTTTAAAACTGGCTCAAACTTAGCTGGGACAAATATTACTGTATTGTCGTGAAGTGTAAACAGGTATAGAATTTTCGTTCTCCTCCTGTTATTCTAGAAAAAATTTTTTATAGGGGTTCCAAATGTGACGCATTATTGCACCCCAGCACCCCTGTTTCGCTATCACTGTGCTGTCTTGGTGGAGAAACGTTTGTCATTGCATTAAGTGATTTTTAGATCTCGCCACCATTCCgtgttttaaaatagttataGATCAAAATCGCGTTGAGTTAATCGGCTATGTGTAATTACAAATACGAGCATAATGCATATGACGCAGTTAGACTTGTTGATGCTTGTTCGGGCGGCGGCGTGTCTGTACACCGCTTTTCCTATTAGGTATGGCTCTTCCAGCAAGTTCAGGAATGCTCATTAAAAGTAAAGCATTAGCTTCTACTTTTAAGGTCTCTGGCTAATGTTTACATACAAAATCATTGTggattttatctgttttttttttaactgcaggtTAAAACGCAGACAACACTCTTATGAATTTGGCAAGGCTCTGCGAGTTTTTCTAACTTGTGAGTTATTCACCGTGCAACAGTCGGGAGGGGCACTTTGTTCTTTTAGATAGGGGTGGGGTTAGTcgggcagaataccagaaggaaataacTAAGACCGCAACAATATGCAGGGCAAAGAACCTCGTTTTATTAAAGCTGAGGTGAAACACTGGCGCTATGCAGACAGTAAAGTCAAATTGTTTTTGTAGAAAACTAGCGGTCCTGgcaggggtgtttttttttttttttttttttttccaggcattTTAACATTGATCTCATTGTCGTCTACTTTAACCACTCAGTTAAAAGATCGTGCACTCCTGCAGCAACAATTAGGCAAAGCGGAATTCGACGGCTTTGGGTGTGtgcggttttgttttttttcccccccctacAAAATTAGCAGATCACTTTTTACAGGTACAACACGAGACGCAAAACCCCCCCAACATCATTACATATTTATTGCTACAATGTTTACCATATCCCCTTCCCATGAAACCTTAAAGAGCAAACAAACTGAAGTTTAGTATTTTGTGGTTAGCTTACTTCACGTGGTGCCCGTTTACAGAAATCAGATTTATTCTGCAATAACCGTTCTAATGCTTTACGAGTACAGACTCTGGACGCTCTACGGTGACACCTGGTACGGCAAACCATTACTAACAATCGATTTATTTTACAGGACAGGCACTGCAATGTTACAAATGCGATTTGGGACTGTTTGGCCTCTGCGGAAAAAGCATAATCAACTGCACTGGGTTGCTAGACAAGTGCTTCAACGGGGACGGAAAATCCGGTATGTATTGCATCTACAGCTTGTCAAAAGTggatcgccctatagaattaactttgaaatctaacacgaaatactgtagCTGGCTTCTGGCAGACAATTGCAGTATCATTTTCTagttatttgattacatgatcttAATTTGTTAATACCTTTGTGTGTTATGGTGTGATGCCTTCATTTGCAAAGAGGCCTGGCAAGTGATCTGAGCAGAAATACAGCATACAGCTGGCTCCAGTTGCGGGGTGTAATGTGTTACTCCTATCTGTTCAGAGGCCGCTTTAGTCACAGAAGAAACACACAATACTTAAACTACTCTTCATAAGTGGTGTACCTTATTAAACTGTATTCATAAAGAATTGGCATGCATGTGTTTTTAACCCCCAGGAGACGTTGTACTGATCCAGGAGAAGGGCTGTCTGGCACCAGCAAGTTGTAACACGACCACCGACAAAAACGTGTTCAAGCAGATTGTTTACAGCATGACCAAGGTGTGCTGCGATGGGGATCTGTGCAACAGTGCAGCTACAGCCGGAGTCTCTGCGC containing:
- the LOC121304376 gene encoding lymphocyte antigen 6 complex locus protein G6d-like codes for the protein MNKTLFVGTLVLACVVMGQALQCYKCDLGLFGLCGKSIINCTGLLDKCFNGDGKSGDVVLIQEKGCLAPASCNTTTDKNVFKQIVYSMTKVCCDGDLCNSAATAGVSALAGIGMVTVWLTGLL